One Anoplopoma fimbria isolate UVic2021 breed Golden Eagle Sablefish chromosome 2, Afim_UVic_2022, whole genome shotgun sequence DNA window includes the following coding sequences:
- the tex9 gene encoding testis-expressed protein 9 has protein sequence MAERSSDKKLRPPPAVASQKRPSSSSKAVRSKMVEVRPQAKSASGPTKRNTDELFAKEEQYKLLNAELEAKTADLVRQAEQLLREQSEVLSKPLSTLLLTDIEDEEESRMIQPQKWNMQEPGAKVVTKKRVTSTSHLCTGKQRKEPHCQTVTPNVADLAAVEDSEDLFLAKTIRSMEEKMNDTEIHENVVDDEPNAGDNVGSGVSDAQIRVLKAKLRIMQEELDQLSCEYYKKDDDNAKLSAKMKELEDEKARLQKTTNIQQTHIEKHRALAEESDKKCDGLQLQVSALHKEIENLNRSHKQAAAVHSTVEVRLNRALEEVERLKTQLNKMKQMNKDKISEEHQSKENLLAENKMLKKQKAELIVGFKKQLKLIDILKRQKMHFEAAKLLSFTEEEFMKALDWGKS, from the exons ATGGCGGAAAGAAGTTCTGATAAAAAGCTCCGTCCGCCTCCGGCCGTCGCATCGCAG AAACGTCCGTCCTCTAGCAGTAAGGCTGTGAGGTCCAAGATGGTTGAAGTAAGACCACAGGCGAAATCTGCCTCTGGTCCAACAAAGAGGAACACAGATGAACTTTTTGCTAAGGAAGAACAATACAA ACTCTTAAATGCAGAGCTGGAAGCCAAAACAGCAGATCTAGTAAGACAGGCAGAACAACTTTTG AGAGAACAGAGTGAAGTTCTGTCAAAACCCTTATCCACCCTCCTGCTAACGGAcattgaggatgaagaggagtcAAG GATGATACAGCCTCAAAAGTGGAATATGCAGGAGCCTGGTGCGAAG gtggtgacaaaaaaaagagtcacaTCAACATCACACTTGTGTactggaaaacaaagaaaagagccTCACTGTCAAACAGT AACCCCAAATGTTGCTGATTTAGCAGCTGTAGAAGACTCAGAGGATTTGTTCCTGGCAAAGACAATACGGAGcatggaggagaagatgaacgACACCGAGATTCATGAAAATGTTGTGGATGATGAGCCTAACGCTGGAGACAATGTAGGATCAg GCGTTTCAGATGCTCAAATACGAGTTCTGAAGGCAAAACTACGGATCATGCAAGAAGAACTGGATCAACTCTCCTGTGAATATTATAAGAAG GATGATGACAATGCTAAACTAAGTGCAAAAATGAAGGAGCTTGAGGATGAAAAAGCCAGACTGCAGAAAACGacaaacatccagcagacacataTTGAAAAGCACAGAGCTTTAGCAGAGGAGTCCGACAAAAAATGTGACGGTCTTCAACTGCAAGTGTCTGCTTTACACAag GAAATAGAAAATCTGAATAGATCCCACAAACAAGCTGCAGCAGTCCACAGCACTGTGGAGGTTCGTCTGAACAGAGCgttggaggaggtggagcggCTAAAGACTCAACTCAAcaagatgaaacagatgaacaAG GACAAGATAAGCGAGGAACATCAGAGTAAAGAAAATCTACTTGctgaaaacaaaatgctaaaaaaacagaaagcagaacTCATCGTAGGCTTCAAGAAGCAGCTCAAGCTGATTGACAttctaaaaagacaaaag atgCACTTTGAAGCTGCCAAGCTGCTGTCGTTCACAGAAGAGGAGTTCATGAAAGCGCTAGACTGGGGGAAGTCATAG
- the LOC129103305 gene encoding DNA-binding protein RFX7-like has product MAEEDPQQQPDRGARSLPGLLTGLQGAEASALQLRIKNSICKSVQSKVENILQDVEKFSDIEKLYLYLKLPSGPTSSIEKSDQNTLSSSRTQQMHAFNWIRHHLEEYPETSLPKQEVYDEYKSFCDNLNYHPLSAADFGKMMKNVFPNMKARRLGMRGKSKYCYSGLRKRPFVHMPSLPSLDLHKTGDGLQCDVLESPCQLSSIKEDVRFAACDLVCEWAQKVLKRQFDAVEDLARFLIDSHYISNKSLAALTIVTGTATEVKPPQTVSAFVPTAEAHSFQPHVTTLSSPSVDAKQQLQRKIQRKQQEQKLHSPLPREGQTKRADDGVPCASPAPPSPQPTIGIVVAAVPSPITVQRSRQLLSPSPMGTVEGKMLPVNFQMMTQPVQAVRQSPKTPQNILASPVGDRTARQRYAQILPKPAATTAITLRSPSTMIIRNSPVKTVMTTCHVSPVSLVQMAAISLAPSGSSTTTSLANATLRPASAGISSTFVAEYISSNQSMRSASAVPILAPVARSGQTTNTHTIDVEMEVEAIHQNSKMQNPGALVFTQEAMGNRAVGASQRAASVPIPQSRGFLGLEDTSSTNCNGNSSSSSTTVQNCNNGANNTSALHLTPSTQNTSISLLNTSTPLSFGQRSSLIPVKEGFLSTKSLRKRSSLSPDVSPIKRAFIPQQPVEGSAGLGYGIGNTVGNVLRPGAPTRPESAPAAREVETKMIHVPYAQVHAPCTSSVRASGFYSVSKTQSSMQRKNTSTVMETCTPLSHELIQQQQGHTMSNVHALPRNPGLQTHSGVSDVRSSATGSLEGAEQHTYSKSIPVSTPLDFLNQASSSGQLPMQTDMDYFPFDDDVTQDSIVEELVQMEEQMKLNNMQEFGNCVTLQGQQAVMPDNIMSTNQTMNAYYHAANCHSNPIQTPTPTPTPTPTPTSEMMGGVQGFTRESPFSRIASTTPVDSALGSSRHTPAGTPHSNCSSNVPPSPVECRNQFAFTPINSSITGFHDGSTISSSPVKPMQRPTATHPDKTRLEWMNNSYNSGSGSLNKSNSGMGILPSYQSLIGDHFQKPHAFAVPHARHHDSHFGRLTPISPVQQQISNMAKQEGFAVPAPLDNKATNSPSAAFRCRSVSPAVHQRTLSGNTGNLPHIPRSVVSPYNSPVTPEMLNIFANSQTNLGVSSMAQRSHSVPLNIMMQTEVRPTPGQHCNSKNITNVLLSKLDGDHDDTVRGLGINNLPSSYTARMNLTQILESDPNLSCSDHHLSLMSSDSTSRCKLQRPDYLIENAINEQMILSAGDSRLQSASREQHRQQAQSMLLSLSSQQHQEELQQQLDFSTTVKDLLTENSLTAGSQLMDQVSELNAGSADFPCEIRITSELSSSINDLNALDADLLFDPNQQQGQYQHAAAEEELVNDVLFQQITSDTAHSSGLDWLESKDHPTVGLMG; this is encoded by the exons ATGGCCGAGGAGGACCCGCAGCAGCAGCCGGACCGCGGGGCGAGGAGTCTGCCCGGCCTGCTCACCGGGCTGCAGGGCGCTGAGGCCAGTGCTCTGCAGCTGAGGATCAAGAACTCCATCTG CAAATCTGTTCAATCAAAGGTGGAAAACATTCTG caaGATGTGGAGAAGTTCTCAGACATTGAAAAACTCTACCTCTACCTTAAGTTGCCTTCTGGTCCAACCAGTAGCATTGAAAAAAG TGACCAGAACACCCTGTCATCAAGCCGCACACAGCAGATGCATGCGTTCAACTGGATCCGCCATCATTTAGAGGAATACCCAGAGACGTCTCTTCCCAAACAGGAGGTCTATGATGAATACAA GAGCTTCTGTGACAATCTGAACTACCACCCACTGAGTGCTGCAGACTTTggaaaaatgatgaaaaatgtcttcCCCAACATGAAGGCGCGTCGACTTGGCATGAGAGGAAAATCAAA ATATTGCTACAGTGGACTGAGGAAGAGGCCCTTTGTTCACATGCCATCTTTACCCTCTCTGGATCTCCATAAAACAGGGGATGGG CTCCAGTGTGACGTCTTGGAGTCACCGTGTCAGCTGAGCAGCATAAAGGAGGATGTGCGGTTTGCAGCCTGTGATCTGGTGTGCGAGTGGGCCCAAAAGGTGCTGAAACGCCAGTTTGATGCCGTGGAAGACTTGGCTCGCTTCCTAATCGACAGCCATTACATCAGCAACAAGTCTCTGGCAGCTCTCACCATCGTCACCGGCACAGCAACAG AGGTCAAGCCTCCACAGACGGTTTCAGCATTCGTCCCCACTGCCGAGGCTCACTCCTTCCAGCCTCATGTGACGACCCTGTCCTCACCTTCTGTCGATGCAAAGCAGCAACTCCAGAGAAAGATCCAGAGGAAACAGCAAGAACAGAAGCTGCACTCTCCTCTACCCAGAGAGGGACAAACAAAGAGGGCAGATGACGGTGTGCCTTGTGCCAGCCCAGCCCCTCCGTCACCTCAGCCAACCATAGGCATCGTGGTCGCTGCTGTCCCGAGCCCCATCACG GTACAAAGAAGCAGGCAGCTGTTGTCGCCCAGCCCAATGGGAACAGTAGAGGGCAAAATGCTGCCTGTTAACTTCCAAATGATGACCCAGCCGGTCCAGGCAGTGAGACAGAGCCCCAAAACCCCACAAAATATTCTAGCCAGTCCAGTGGGAGATCGCACTGCTCGGCAGCGCTATGCGCAAATCCTGCCCAAACCAGCGGCCACGACTGCCATCACTTTGCGCTCGCCCTCCACCATGATCATCCGCAACAGCCCTGTTAAGACTGTGATGACCACATGTCATGTCAGCCCAGTCAGTTTGGTCCAGATGGCAGCCATATCACTCGCACCCAGCGGCAGCAGTACCACCACTTCCCTCGCAAACGCCACTCTGCGGCCGGCATCCGCAGGCATTAGTAGTACTTTCGTTGCAGAATACATCAGCTCCAATCAAAGCATGAGGAGTGCTTCTGCAGTCCCCATTCTGGCCCCGGTGGCCAGGTCCGGGCAGACTACTAACACTCATACCATCGATGTTGAAATGGAAGTTGAAGCTATACatcaaaacagcaaaatgcaaAATCCTGGTGCTCTAGTTTTCACTCAAGAGGCGATGGGAAATCGGGCTGTAGGGGCTTCACAGAGGGCTGCCAGTGTGCCCATACCTCAGTCTAGAGGCTTCTTGGGTCTGGAGGACACATCCAGCACTAATTGCAATGGAAATTCCTCCTCAAGCTCTACCACTGTCCAAAACTGCAATAATGGCGCTAATAACACAAGCGCTTTGCACTTAACTCCCTCCACTCAGAATACCAGCATTTCTTTACTGAACACCAGCACACCACTTTCATTTGGGCAAAGAAGCAGTTTAATACCAGTAAAGGAAGGTTTCCTGTCCACTAAGAGCCTCAGGAAACGTTCAAGCCTCAGTCCAGACGTTTCTCCAATCAAAAGGGCTTTTATACCCCAGCAGCCAGTAGAGGGCAGTGCTGGTCTTGGATATGGGATTGGAAACACGGTCGGTAACGTCCTCAGGCCAGGAGCTCCAACTAGACCTGAAAGTGCACCAGCTGCCAGAGAGGTAGAGACGAAAATGATCCACGTCCCATACGCCCAAGTCCACGCGCCTTGCACTTCCTCTGTCAGAGCCAGTGGCTTCTACTCTGTTTCCAAAACACAGAGCTCAATGCAGAGGAAAAACACCTCCACTGTTATGGAAACTTGCACCCCACTCAGTCACGAATTAATTCAGCAACAGCAGGGTCACACGATGTCTAACGTGCACGCCCTACCTCGTAACCCCGGCCTCCAAACACATTCAGGTGTGAGTGATGTTAGGAGTTCAGCCACAGGGAGCCTGGAAGGAGCTGAACAACATACCTACTCTAAGTCTATCCCTGTTTCTACACCCCTAGACTTTTTGAATCAAGCTTCATCGTCAGGCCAGCTCCCTATGCAGACTGATATGGACTACTTTCCCTTTGATGACGATGTGACTCAGGACAGCATTGTGGAGGAGCTGGTGCAGATGGAGGAGCAGATGAAACTTAACAACATGCAGGAGTTTGGAAACTGTGTTACACTGCAAGGCCAACAGGCTGTGATGCCCGACAACATAATGTCTACCAATCAGACCATGAATGCTTACTATCATGCCGCAAACTGCCACAGCAACCCGATCCAAACTCCAACACCGACACCCACTCCAACTCCCACACCCACGTCAGAAATGATGGGAGGAGTCCAAGGCTTCACCAGAGAGAGCCCTTTCTCCCGCATCGCCTCCACAACCCCAGTGGACAGCGCACTGGGAAGCAGCCGACACACCCCAGCTGGTACTCCACACTCAAACTGCAGCAGCAATGTGCCTCCCAGTCCAGTGGAGTGCAGAAACCAGTTTGCATTTACACCCATCAACTCAAGCATCACTGGTTTCCACGACGGTAGCACCATCTCCAGCAGCCCAGTCAAGCCCATGCAGAGACCGACGGCAACCCACCCAGACAAGACCCGGCTGGAGTGGATGAATAACAGTTACAACAGCGGCAGCGGGAGCTTGAACAAGTCAAACAGTGGGATGGGAATCCTCCCCAGCTATCAAAGCCTGATAGGTGACCATTTCCAAAAACCTCACGCTTTCGCCGTCCCTCATGCGCGGCACCACGACAGCCATTTTGGGCGCTTGACTCCCATCTCGCCCGTGCAGCAGCAGATATCTAACATGGCCAAGCAGGAGGGCTTTGCTGTGCCGGCCCCTCTGGATAACAAAGCCACCAACTCACCTTCTGCAGCCTTTCGATGTCGCAGTGTGAGCCCCGCTGTGCATCAGAGGACCTTGAGTGGAAACACAGGAAACCTTCCCCACATCCCTCGTTCAGTAGTGTCTCCCTATAACTCTCCTGTGACGCCAGAGATGTTGAACATCTTCGCAAACAGCCAGACAAATCTTGGGGTGAGCAGCATGGCGCAGAGGAGCCATTCTGTGCCGCTCAACATCATGATGCAGACTGAGGTCCGGCCCACGCCAGGACAACACTGCAACAGCAAAAACATCACCAATGTGCTTCTGAGCAAGCTGGATGGGGACCATGACGACACTGTACGGGGGCTGGGCATCAATAACTTACCCTCCAGCTACACTGCACGCATGAACCTCACCCAGATCCTGGAGTCCGACCCCAACCTCTCCTGCAGTGACCACCACCTCAGCCTGATGTCCTCTGACTCCACCAGCAGATGCAAGTTGCAGAGGCCGGATTACCTCATTGAAAATGCTATTAATGAACAAATGATTCTCTCAGCAGGAGACAGCCGATTACAATCAGCTTCTAGAGAGCAGCATCGCCAACAGGCCCAGTCTATGTTGTTAAGTCTGAGCTCACAGCAGCATCAAGAGGAACTACAGCAGCAGTTGGATTTCAGCACCACTGTGAAAGACCTCCTGACAGAAAACAGCCTTACTGCTGGCAGTCAGCTCATGGACCAGGTGTCAGAGCTCAATGCAGGTTCAGCAGATTTCCCTTGTGAAATCAGAATCACATCGGAGCTCTCTAGTAGCATTAATGACCTTAACGCATTGGACGCAGACCTTCTGTTTGACCCCAACCAGCAGCAAGGGCAATATCAACAtgctgctgcagaggaggagtTGGTGAATGATGTGCTGTTTCAACAAATTACCAGCGACACGGCGCATTCAAGTGGACTTGACTGGCTCGAAAGCAAAGATCATCCAACTGTTGGGTTAATGGGTTGA